A single Nostoc sp. PCC 7107 DNA region contains:
- a CDS encoding cation diffusion facilitator family transporter gives MQSSQVKQKFQALWTALVLLSVFFCVELSVGIWSHSLSLLADAEHILTDVGALGLALTASWLSQSISKHNIFGRYRLDILAALVNGISLACVAGWIIKEALVRLQSPDIEILGLPMLTTALIGLGINSFNAFYLHGCSHQDLNIRGAFLHLLADVASSVGAVLAAIAVIWLNWTWADGVISLLVAVLIACFAAYLLIQSVQCLRGQITDITNAACMCNLPTAECGDRNQAEKMLFPSLEELIK, from the coding sequence ATGCAATCAAGCCAGGTAAAGCAAAAATTTCAGGCTTTGTGGACTGCTTTAGTTTTACTCAGTGTCTTTTTTTGTGTGGAATTGAGTGTAGGAATTTGGAGCCACAGTTTGTCTCTATTAGCAGACGCTGAACACATTCTCACGGATGTAGGAGCGTTGGGTTTAGCACTAACTGCATCCTGGCTATCTCAATCCATATCCAAACACAATATATTTGGACGCTATCGATTAGATATTTTGGCAGCTTTGGTAAATGGGATCAGTTTAGCTTGTGTTGCTGGCTGGATTATCAAAGAAGCTTTGGTAAGGCTGCAATCTCCCGATATTGAGATTCTGGGTTTACCCATGTTGACAACCGCCTTGATTGGCTTGGGAATTAACAGCTTTAACGCTTTTTATCTACATGGATGCAGTCATCAAGACCTAAATATCAGAGGTGCTTTTCTACATCTGTTGGCTGATGTCGCCAGTTCCGTTGGTGCGGTGTTAGCGGCGATCGCAGTTATTTGGTTAAATTGGACATGGGCGGATGGAGTCATCAGTTTATTAGTAGCGGTACTGATTGCTTGTTTTGCGGCTTATCTATTAATTCAGAGTGTTCAATGCTTGCGCGGTCAAATTACCGACATTACGAATGCTGCTTGTATGTGTAATTTACCAACAGCAGAATGTGGCGATCGCAATCAAGCAGAGAAAATGCTGTTCCCATCTTTAGAGGAGCTAATTAAATAA
- a CDS encoding DUF3011 domain-containing protein: MVIRFPIIAATFMAASVSIGTLLGFATPASAQEIITCASQNNQRNTCSVPGRGRVRFVRQLSNASCRDNWGFRGNRVWVRNGCRAEFAVGNNRNDRNDRNDRYDRNDRYNRNDRYDRNDRYDRDDRYNRNDRNDRYDR, encoded by the coding sequence ATGGTTATACGTTTTCCTATCATTGCAGCTACCTTTATGGCTGCCAGCGTTAGCATCGGGACACTTTTAGGCTTTGCCACCCCGGCTTCAGCCCAGGAGATTATAACTTGTGCCAGCCAGAATAATCAGCGAAATACTTGTTCTGTACCCGGTAGAGGTAGAGTCAGATTTGTGAGGCAATTGTCTAACGCCAGTTGTCGGGACAATTGGGGTTTTAGAGGAAATCGGGTTTGGGTGCGAAATGGTTGCCGCGCTGAGTTTGCAGTTGGCAATAACAGAAACGACAGAAATGACAGAAACGATCGCTATGACCGAAATGACAGATATAACCGAAACGACAGATATGACAGAAACGACAGATATGACAGAGACGACAGATATAACCGAAATGATCGAAATGATCGTTATGACAGATAA